Proteins encoded in a region of the bacterium genome:
- a CDS encoding HAD-IA family hydrolase, producing the protein MKIFGQEISLLILDVDGVLTKFTHIIRLAKEVAKEFGMPVENVTSYFKKARKGEFPFHSRFKDDVRSMWPSFNKEEISRVVAAFRKKEKEYVYETYDGVNEFLWWLHTEGVVLAICTRNNHESLSRKLTQAGIDEKLFAVRSVPGKYSKPDPRCVHSILEAVGIKKEYAAFVGDWFPDLNTARNAGVTFIATTCGVLGRKAFLDAGVPKHCIVKTLPDLRNLVTQ; encoded by the coding sequence GTGAAAATCTTTGGACAAGAAATATCCCTCCTCATATTGGATGTGGACGGAGTACTGACAAAATTCACTCACATTATTCGACTGGCCAAAGAAGTTGCAAAAGAATTCGGAATGCCTGTTGAAAATGTGACTTCGTATTTTAAAAAGGCCAGAAAAGGAGAATTCCCGTTTCATTCACGTTTTAAGGATGATGTACGGTCAATGTGGCCAAGTTTTAATAAAGAAGAAATCTCTCGTGTTGTTGCCGCATTCCGGAAAAAAGAAAAAGAATACGTATACGAGACGTATGACGGAGTAAACGAGTTTCTGTGGTGGCTCCATACGGAAGGCGTGGTGCTTGCCATTTGTACCAGAAATAATCATGAGTCGTTATCTCGGAAACTCACGCAAGCCGGTATTGATGAGAAACTCTTTGCTGTAAGGAGTGTCCCGGGAAAATATTCAAAACCCGACCCCAGATGCGTACATTCCATTCTTGAAGCTGTTGGAATAAAGAAAGAGTATGCGGCATTTGTCGGAGACTGGTTCCCCGACCTCAATACGGCACGAAACGCGGGAGTAACGTTTATTGCCACGACCTGCGGGGTACTCGGAAGAAAAGCATTTCTGGATGCCGGCGTTCCTAAACACTGCATCGTAAAAACGCTTCCTGACCTTCGAAACCTTGTTACGCAATAA
- a CDS encoding DUF5011 domain-containing protein, whose protein sequence is MKNTSLVTKAFLLLAFLSMGTGQTLASNYSHDDGSITVCKMIVDNEGTIATSSQGLPSGSFSITISKGETATSSSFLQTVTFDASTFTPSKEIILNENDAECVTISNLDENASYFYSEEIVTGTDWISKKYNDQVNTTVNSLNNFFSYSPELWNTDLSDDESRNTDADGHIVLTEGRPNRTVVILNAYQAQTPPQIPTPFCPFSPATDRTIINFDGGKIRSDQTLADSMKSESVSLSAGTYDINLVAFDAYADRVNVSQPQESWHLNLKNGSTDVLVTGGTPDLADNIIAATSTLLVSDAVLADSVDTAIAVHDVYPDNTSPNSVVPVCVVFDKKSEPSQPKVNITASKIVCDAESDLPNWSGENLTIATSTASDFVANNPNCHLESGWEFQWGYGDKSGQDGVDGLSGAFIGEADGSEGTNTDTGSAFNEWKTFGPTDQNGITSVEITDLMGSSRIWIREVLKDGYIPFTYNYDSNTAPGSDESAEMWCYSDVLNYDNFDFIDNPQLGQTYHCVALNALKTPVQNPVCSDGLDNDGDTRTDSADAACHTDGDPNNPNTYDPNGNTENSKPVITVTGDNPFEMILNGIFADPGATALDEEDGDITADIVPGGTVTTTIVGSYAITYDVTDSGGLSADQKTRTVNVNLPANPGTINVCKVIVDQVNTIATTSSGLPAGLFSIKFASTTDFSADILQTVSWDASTFSPNRNIILNDDDAQCVTINNLSLGNYYYSEELISGAGAWATTTKYNDQDVSSVNNVFDFFVYDNALFTATTTDDAGRNTSADGQIVLSAGNYDRTLVILNKYDTTILPQCSDTQDNDGDQKIDSQDPACHTDGNPDNPETYDPEIDTENSKPVITLLGENPVSFIAGSGYSDAGATANDDEDGDITINIVVGGSVNAGSVGSYTLTYDVSDSDGLAADQVTRTVNVTSGGGGGGGCTSNCGGGGGGSPTPPGNGPITPISTPTTPTFGGSCYYLFDFLKQGENNNPVEVRKLQVFLNGFEGENLEVNGFFDDATFAAVSRFQNKYEGDILTPWGHTAPTGYVYILTKKKVNEIYCQSAFPVTSLEQTEIDSFRAFLASLAGAGVITESEAGGTVPPFGNINPSEVEGGVIVPGEVGLGPSTGSVVGVGASNETATTTNNQGGGFGLQTQIYLANLAAAAFTLPENIPDAFICFFTLLLTLVVVYIVSTLVANGTTRGMTRQQMRIRKITYFIAGTLIAFVGGVILKIYCLIIPLLVVIFALAALLLWHNNKGDKKISVTTTNVGGMKKYEAPKTEVKKEITEVKKEEKKPTPIILPPKTDAKEPLFPNLTGKSDQNNQKKEEEKKQ, encoded by the coding sequence ATGAAAAACACATCTCTTGTAACGAAAGCTTTTCTACTCTTGGCTTTCCTCTCTATGGGAACCGGGCAGACGCTTGCGAGCAATTACAGTCATGACGACGGCTCTATCACGGTCTGTAAAATGATTGTTGATAACGAGGGAACGATTGCCACAAGTTCACAAGGACTGCCTTCAGGCTCTTTCTCCATCACGATTTCCAAGGGAGAAACAGCGACTTCCTCATCTTTCCTTCAGACAGTTACGTTTGATGCTTCCACGTTCACTCCAAGTAAGGAAATAATTTTAAACGAAAATGATGCCGAGTGCGTAACAATCAGCAATCTTGACGAAAACGCTTCCTATTTTTACAGCGAAGAAATAGTTACGGGTACCGATTGGATATCAAAAAAATATAACGACCAGGTAAATACCACAGTTAACTCACTTAATAACTTTTTCTCATACAGTCCCGAGTTATGGAATACCGACCTGTCCGACGATGAATCCCGAAACACGGATGCCGATGGACACATTGTATTGACTGAAGGCCGCCCCAATCGAACTGTCGTTATTTTAAACGCATATCAGGCGCAGACTCCTCCTCAAATTCCGACACCTTTCTGTCCTTTTTCTCCTGCAACCGATAGGACCATAATCAATTTTGATGGGGGTAAAATTCGCTCCGACCAAACTCTTGCCGATTCCATGAAGAGCGAGTCCGTTTCTCTTTCTGCGGGTACATACGATATCAATCTTGTCGCGTTTGACGCCTATGCCGATCGTGTGAACGTAAGTCAGCCACAAGAATCATGGCACCTTAATCTCAAAAATGGTTCCACAGATGTTCTTGTAACGGGAGGAACTCCCGATCTTGCGGATAATATTATTGCCGCAACCTCGACGCTTCTCGTATCGGACGCGGTGCTTGCTGATTCAGTAGATACGGCAATCGCAGTTCATGATGTATACCCCGATAACACAAGTCCTAACAGTGTAGTCCCGGTGTGTGTTGTCTTTGATAAAAAATCAGAACCTTCTCAACCTAAAGTAAACATTACTGCCTCAAAAATTGTCTGCGATGCGGAATCCGATTTACCGAACTGGAGCGGAGAGAATCTGACTATAGCGACTTCCACCGCGTCCGACTTTGTCGCCAATAACCCGAATTGTCACTTGGAATCGGGATGGGAATTCCAGTGGGGATATGGAGATAAATCAGGGCAAGATGGTGTTGACGGTCTTTCAGGCGCATTCATTGGAGAAGCCGATGGCAGCGAGGGAACAAATACCGACACAGGAAGTGCCTTTAACGAATGGAAAACATTTGGTCCGACCGACCAAAACGGAATTACTTCCGTTGAAATCACAGACCTTATGGGCTCTTCAAGAATTTGGATTCGCGAAGTTCTCAAGGACGGATACATTCCTTTCACATATAACTACGACAGCAACACGGCGCCCGGAAGCGATGAAAGCGCCGAGATGTGGTGTTACAGCGACGTCTTAAACTATGACAACTTTGATTTTATCGATAATCCTCAACTGGGACAGACATATCACTGTGTTGCCTTGAACGCGTTAAAAACTCCTGTACAGAACCCTGTATGTTCCGACGGTTTGGATAATGATGGCGACACGAGAACGGACTCTGCCGATGCGGCCTGTCACACCGACGGTGACCCGAACAACCCGAACACCTATGACCCCAATGGAAATACCGAAAACAGCAAACCGGTTATCACCGTTACGGGAGACAACCCGTTTGAAATGATTCTTAACGGCATCTTTGCCGACCCGGGAGCTACGGCTCTTGATGAAGAAGACGGAGATATCACCGCGGACATTGTTCCAGGCGGAACCGTTACGACTACAATTGTCGGTTCATACGCAATTACGTATGACGTGACCGACTCGGGAGGATTGTCTGCGGACCAAAAAACTCGAACGGTTAATGTCAATTTACCCGCAAATCCCGGCACAATTAACGTTTGTAAGGTAATCGTTGACCAAGTCAATACGATTGCAACGACATCCTCTGGACTTCCTGCCGGTCTTTTCTCAATCAAATTTGCTTCAACGACTGATTTCTCTGCAGACATACTCCAGACTGTTTCATGGGACGCTTCAACATTTTCTCCGAACAGAAATATCATTCTCAATGACGATGATGCGCAGTGCGTAACTATCAATAATCTTTCTTTAGGCAATTACTACTACTCGGAAGAATTGATTTCCGGCGCAGGCGCGTGGGCGACAACCACAAAATACAATGACCAGGATGTTTCTTCGGTCAACAACGTTTTCGATTTCTTTGTTTATGACAACGCATTGTTTACCGCAACAACGACTGATGATGCCGGCAGAAACACAAGCGCCGACGGACAGATTGTATTGTCTGCCGGAAACTACGACAGAACGCTTGTTATTCTCAACAAATACGACACAACCATACTTCCGCAATGTTCCGATACGCAGGACAATGACGGTGACCAGAAAATAGATTCACAGGACCCCGCGTGTCACACTGACGGAAACCCTGATAATCCCGAAACATATGACCCTGAAATAGATACCGAAAACAGCAAACCGGTCATCACTTTACTTGGGGAAAATCCCGTTTCATTTATTGCCGGCAGCGGTTACTCCGATGCGGGAGCAACGGCGAATGACGACGAGGATGGTGATATCACCATAAACATTGTTGTTGGCGGAAGCGTCAACGCGGGAAGTGTTGGCTCATACACCCTTACCTACGATGTATCGGATTCCGACGGTCTTGCCGCAGACCAGGTAACGCGAACAGTTAACGTAACTTCCGGCGGAGGAGGTGGCGGAGGCTGTACATCAAACTGTGGCGGAGGCGGAGGAGGCAGCCCGACTCCACCGGGCAATGGTCCGATTACACCGATTTCAACACCAACTACACCAACCTTTGGCGGAAGTTGTTATTATCTCTTTGACTTCCTTAAACAAGGTGAAAATAACAATCCCGTTGAAGTGCGAAAACTGCAAGTCTTTCTTAATGGATTTGAGGGGGAAAACCTTGAAGTGAACGGATTCTTTGACGATGCAACATTTGCCGCGGTATCACGATTCCAGAACAAATATGAGGGGGACATCTTGACCCCATGGGGTCATACGGCTCCGACCGGATACGTATATATTTTGACCAAAAAGAAAGTAAATGAAATTTACTGTCAGTCCGCTTTCCCCGTGACTTCTCTCGAGCAGACTGAAATCGATTCATTCAGAGCATTTCTCGCCTCTCTTGCGGGTGCCGGTGTGATTACCGAAAGTGAAGCGGGCGGAACCGTTCCTCCGTTTGGAAACATCAATCCTTCCGAAGTTGAAGGTGGTGTCATAGTTCCCGGAGAAGTAGGTCTCGGTCCTTCAACCGGTTCAGTTGTCGGAGTTGGAGCTTCCAATGAAACTGCAACAACGACGAACAACCAAGGCGGAGGTTTCGGTCTTCAGACCCAAATCTATCTTGCCAACCTTGCCGCCGCGGCATTCACACTGCCTGAAAATATTCCCGACGCATTTATCTGTTTCTTCACGCTCCTTCTTACACTTGTCGTTGTCTATATCGTCTCAACACTTGTCGCAAACGGCACAACGAGAGGCATGACAAGACAGCAAATGCGAATCAGAAAAATCACTTACTTTATTGCGGGCACTCTCATTGCCTTTGTTGGGGGAGTCATTCTAAAAATCTACTGTCTCATTATTCCCTTGCTTGTTGTGATTTTTGCTCTTGCAGCCCTACTTCTCTGGCACAACAACAAGGGGGACAAGAAAATTTCTGTCACCACGACAAATGTCGGGGGGATGAAGAAATACGAAGCCCCCAAAACGGAAGTAAAGAAAGAAATAACGGAAGTAAAGAAAGAAGAAAAGAAACCGACACCAATCATTCTTCCGCCGAAAACCGACGCTAAAGAGCCTCTCTTTCCGAATCTCACAGGCAAGTCTGACCAGAATAATCAGAAGAAAGAAGAAGAGAAAAAACAATAA
- a CDS encoding PH domain-containing protein, whose product MKSFLSIFKESTNSFDGQEDGEKVLLLLRRHPFIFALELSFYTILILLPIAIGMIFSSVLYSYNVFPLFLFVASVYFLFIWCGIMYSFTLYALNVWIITDRRVIENAQKGLFNRVVSELRLSKVQDVTVQTEGVMQTFLNFGNLYVQTAGKEERFKFIQIPNPEKAKDEIMNLIPHGSPSSP is encoded by the coding sequence ATGAAATCTTTTCTTTCAATTTTCAAAGAGTCAACAAATTCCTTTGATGGTCAGGAAGACGGAGAAAAAGTCCTTCTTCTTTTGCGCCGTCACCCTTTCATTTTCGCGTTGGAGTTGAGTTTTTATACGATTCTTATTCTTTTGCCGATAGCGATTGGCATGATTTTCTCTTCCGTCCTGTATTCATACAATGTTTTTCCCCTCTTTCTCTTTGTGGCAAGCGTCTACTTTCTTTTTATCTGGTGCGGCATTATGTATTCTTTTACCCTCTATGCCCTTAATGTCTGGATTATCACTGACAGACGAGTCATAGAGAATGCTCAAAAAGGGCTGTTCAATAGGGTGGTTTCCGAACTGCGCCTATCCAAAGTACAAGATGTTACCGTTCAAACGGAGGGTGTCATGCAAACATTTCTCAATTTCGGAAATCTCTATGTGCAAACTGCGGGGAAAGAAGAGCGATTCAAATTTATTCAAATTCCCAATCCTGAAAAAGCGAAAGATGAAATTATGAACCTTATTCCTCACGGTAGTCCGTCTTCCCCGTAA
- the tsaD gene encoding tRNA (adenosine(37)-N6)-threonylcarbamoyltransferase complex transferase subunit TsaD encodes MRILGIETSCDETSLSIIDATGNVNKPRFKVRAFSILSQMSIHQKYGGVFPHLAQREHQKNLVPMLARTLEEAGLSKPAKDVFKPATARKLIKTLERETELLSKFLSYVPTVARPDIDAIAVTYGPGLEPALWVGVNFAQALGVVWDIPVVPVNHMEGHLASVLFGEKKGETVPVKFPVLALLVSGGHTELIFSKKWEMYEVIGETVDDAAGEAFDKVARMLELPYPGGPQISQLAEAHRKAVDVSQEYKLPRPMKNSGNLNFSFAGLKTAVLYKIKGLKILDANARQTIAREFEDAVIDVLISKTKKALETYAPKTLIVGGGVIANTALRRAVGTLAKTQGVELRIPQMRLTGDNALMIAMAGFIKIKNKPEILKKKVTVKAFGNLRLG; translated from the coding sequence ATGCGCATTCTGGGAATCGAAACGAGTTGCGACGAAACGTCGCTTTCAATTATTGACGCAACAGGGAATGTAAATAAGCCCCGCTTTAAGGTGCGCGCCTTTTCTATTCTTTCTCAAATGAGCATCCACCAGAAATATGGTGGAGTATTCCCCCATCTTGCCCAGCGTGAACACCAGAAAAATCTCGTGCCGATGCTCGCGCGCACCCTTGAAGAAGCCGGACTTTCAAAGCCCGCGAAAGATGTTTTCAAACCCGCCACCGCGCGAAAACTGATAAAAACTCTTGAACGCGAAACGGAATTGCTTTCCAAGTTCCTTTCATATGTGCCGACCGTCGCCCGTCCCGATATTGATGCCATTGCTGTCACCTATGGGCCGGGGCTTGAGCCCGCATTGTGGGTCGGCGTCAATTTCGCACAAGCACTTGGGGTTGTGTGGGATATCCCCGTTGTCCCCGTAAATCACATGGAGGGACATTTGGCTTCCGTTCTTTTTGGTGAGAAAAAAGGGGAGACGGTTCCGGTAAAATTTCCCGTTCTCGCATTACTTGTTTCGGGCGGACATACCGAACTTATTTTTTCAAAAAAATGGGAAATGTATGAGGTCATCGGGGAAACAGTCGATGACGCCGCCGGTGAAGCGTTTGATAAAGTAGCGAGAATGCTTGAACTTCCCTATCCGGGCGGACCGCAAATTTCCCAGCTTGCCGAGGCACATAGAAAGGCCGTTGATGTCTCGCAAGAGTACAAACTCCCCCGCCCCATGAAAAACTCGGGCAATCTTAATTTTTCATTCGCGGGATTAAAAACAGCTGTTCTATACAAAATCAAAGGCCTTAAAATCTTGGATGCCAATGCACGGCAAACGATAGCCCGGGAATTTGAAGATGCAGTCATTGATGTGTTGATTTCAAAAACAAAAAAAGCCCTTGAAACGTATGCGCCGAAAACGCTGATTGTCGGAGGGGGTGTTATTGCAAATACTGCCCTGCGTCGCGCAGTCGGCACACTTGCCAAAACACAAGGAGTGGAACTGCGCATTCCTCAAATGCGGCTTACGGGAGACAACGCGCTTATGATTGCCATGGCAGGATTCATCAAAATAAAAAACAAACCGGAAATTCTTAAAAAGAAAGTTACCGTCAAAGCATTCGGAAACTTGAGGTTAGGATAA
- a CDS encoding valine--tRNA ligase, with amino-acid sequence MDNKFLKPFSPKETEKRIYEKWEKSGFFNPDICVERGIIPSDAKSFTVIMPPPNVTGVLHMGHALMLTLEDIMVRYKRMRGLKTLWLPGTDHAAIATQTKVEKGIYKKEGKTRHNLGREVFLSKVEQFAKESHDTIVSQIKTMGASCDWKREAYTLDEKRNQAVKTVFKKMYDDGLIYRGFRVVNWDPKGQTTVSDDEVEHTETKGKLYTFRYSKDFPISIATTRPETKLGDVAVAVHPDDARYKEYVGQTFNVNFVGTPLSIRVIADETVDPQFGTGAVGITPAHSMTDWEIAERHKLPMLQVINEYAKITTEGEFQNKKTLEARAMIVDKLRQEGLLEKEEDNTLNLSTAQRSGGTIEPLPKLQWFIDVNKEFTIPESRIPGIASGSKTTLKKIMRTAVESGAIKIIPDYFDKTYFHWIDNLGDWCISRQIWFGHRIPVWYRKEEIFCGMEAPKGEGWEQDPDTLDTWFSSSLWTFSTLGWPDKTEDLKIYHPTDVLETGYEILFFWVARMILMTGYVLGDIPFHTIYLHGTVRDSQGRKMSKSLGNGIDPIDIAEKFGSDAGRMTLIVGNTPGTDMRISEEKIKGYKHFANKMWNVARFVHENTKDTDSAENIELEQGDKDTLADFEKMTRDITADMESFRFYLAAEKLYHYLWHQFADIVIESSKARLREGNDKEKNSTKRMLRSILGTSLVLLHPFMPFVTEEIWECLGNKDILMVRRWPVM; translated from the coding sequence ATGGACAATAAGTTTTTAAAGCCTTTCAGCCCGAAAGAAACGGAGAAAAGAATATATGAAAAATGGGAAAAGAGCGGATTTTTTAATCCTGATATTTGTGTTGAAAGAGGCATAATACCGTCGGACGCAAAGTCCTTTACCGTTATAATGCCGCCTCCCAATGTCACGGGGGTACTTCACATGGGCCACGCATTAATGCTCACACTTGAGGATATTATGGTGCGCTACAAACGCATGAGGGGGCTGAAAACTCTATGGCTTCCCGGTACCGACCACGCGGCTATCGCCACACAAACAAAAGTTGAAAAGGGTATATATAAGAAAGAGGGTAAAACACGACATAACCTTGGCCGCGAAGTATTTCTTTCAAAGGTGGAACAGTTCGCAAAAGAAAGCCACGACACAATCGTTTCCCAAATAAAAACAATGGGGGCTTCGTGCGACTGGAAAAGAGAGGCGTACACGCTTGATGAAAAAAGAAATCAGGCAGTGAAAACGGTTTTCAAAAAAATGTATGACGACGGTTTGATTTACCGCGGTTTCCGCGTCGTCAACTGGGACCCTAAAGGACAGACAACCGTTTCCGACGATGAGGTGGAGCACACGGAAACGAAAGGAAAGTTGTACACGTTTCGGTATTCAAAAGACTTCCCTATTTCAATCGCCACAACCCGGCCGGAAACAAAATTGGGAGATGTTGCCGTTGCCGTGCATCCCGATGATGCGCGTTATAAAGAATATGTCGGACAAACATTCAATGTAAACTTTGTCGGCACGCCGCTTTCAATACGGGTTATAGCCGATGAAACTGTGGACCCGCAATTTGGGACCGGAGCCGTCGGTATAACTCCGGCGCACAGCATGACCGACTGGGAAATTGCGGAGCGACATAAGTTGCCCATGCTTCAGGTAATCAACGAGTATGCAAAAATAACGACTGAAGGAGAATTTCAGAACAAGAAAACACTTGAAGCGAGAGCGATGATTGTCGACAAACTCAGACAGGAAGGGTTGTTAGAAAAAGAAGAAGACAACACACTGAATCTCTCGACTGCACAAAGAAGCGGTGGGACTATAGAACCTCTTCCAAAATTGCAGTGGTTTATTGATGTAAACAAAGAGTTTACTATTCCGGAATCCCGTATTCCCGGCATAGCCTCTGGAAGTAAAACCACTTTGAAGAAAATAATGAGAACCGCGGTTGAAAGCGGTGCTATAAAAATCATTCCTGACTATTTTGATAAAACGTATTTCCATTGGATTGATAACCTTGGAGACTGGTGTATCAGTCGTCAGATATGGTTCGGGCATCGTATTCCCGTATGGTACCGAAAGGAAGAAATTTTCTGCGGTATGGAAGCCCCAAAGGGCGAAGGCTGGGAGCAAGACCCGGACACCCTTGATACATGGTTTTCCTCAAGTTTATGGACTTTTTCAACGCTTGGCTGGCCCGACAAGACCGAGGATTTGAAAATATACCATCCGACAGACGTACTTGAGACAGGGTATGAAATTTTGTTTTTCTGGGTAGCGAGAATGATTTTGATGACCGGCTATGTGCTTGGGGATATCCCATTTCACACGATATATCTCCACGGAACGGTGCGTGACAGTCAAGGAAGGAAAATGTCAAAGTCCCTGGGGAACGGAATTGACCCGATTGACATCGCCGAGAAATTCGGGAGTGACGCGGGACGAATGACCCTTATTGTCGGGAATACCCCCGGAACCGATATGCGGATTTCCGAAGAAAAAATAAAAGGATACAAACATTTTGCGAATAAAATGTGGAATGTTGCCCGTTTCGTGCATGAAAATACAAAAGACACCGACAGTGCGGAAAATATTGAGTTGGAACAGGGGGATAAGGATACACTGGCCGATTTTGAAAAGATGACGCGGGATATCACGGCAGACATGGAGAGTTTCAGATTTTATCTCGCGGCTGAAAAACTGTACCATTATTTATGGCACCAATTCGCCGATATTGTCATTGAAAGCAGTAAAGCGCGCCTTCGTGAAGGAAATGACAAAGAAAAAAATTCAACAAAACGGATGCTCCGGTCAATTTTGGGCACGTCGCTTGTGTTATTACATCCGTTTATGCCCTTTGTAACGGAAGAAATATGGGAGTGTTTGGGAAATAAAGACATATTAATGGTCAGACGATGGCCTGTTATGTAG
- a CDS encoding NDP-hexose 2,3-dehydratase family protein: MNILKWFGMQQNHSTVETKIGLISEAVDWEIFEGGFRRKDKSLFEANLVLTREQNGRIYDKVFLRPVNGEKTHGVIILAVSLSKKILVQAKAEPGNMHAKGHVLLAPSVQSSHWALKRNTVPLAELVGCVPKVRAFIPQDGGMFYGKVNEYRIIVLDSEIFHPENYRWVTEEEISQLASEEKVNDHLFQALGLLHLHRGCINAP; encoded by the coding sequence GTGAATATCCTAAAATGGTTTGGAATGCAACAAAATCACTCAACTGTTGAGACAAAGATAGGATTAATATCGGAGGCGGTTGACTGGGAAATCTTTGAAGGAGGTTTCCGTCGAAAAGACAAGTCTCTCTTTGAGGCAAATCTTGTATTAACTCGCGAGCAGAACGGACGGATATATGACAAAGTTTTTTTGCGTCCGGTTAATGGTGAAAAGACTCACGGAGTAATTATTCTTGCAGTCTCTTTGTCAAAAAAAATCCTGGTTCAGGCCAAAGCCGAGCCGGGAAATATGCATGCGAAGGGTCATGTGCTTTTAGCCCCTTCAGTTCAGTCAAGTCACTGGGCACTTAAAAGAAACACTGTGCCTTTGGCGGAATTGGTTGGCTGTGTTCCAAAAGTGCGCGCGTTTATTCCACAGGACGGAGGAATGTTCTACGGAAAGGTAAACGAGTACCGAATTATTGTCCTCGACAGTGAAATTTTCCACCCGGAAAATTACCGATGGGTAACCGAAGAAGAAATCTCGCAACTTGCGTCTGAAGAGAAGGTTAATGACCACTTGTTCCAGGCGCTCGGACTGTTGCACCTGCATCGCGGATGTATAAATGCACCATAA
- a CDS encoding response regulator → MALKVLIVEDDPTLLGMLRNLVFPLDPRFTPLFASSIEEAEKVFYDHPDIVAIAMDGRIEDGLPRTNEEVWAAPANTLDLVQKYRETFSGPIIALSGKFRQDLLDVGCDYYVKNKYDIHEKLIEVLCLTPYPAHQTSHGKTAL, encoded by the coding sequence ATGGCTTTAAAAGTGCTAATCGTTGAGGATGACCCTACCCTTTTGGGGATGCTTCGAAATTTGGTTTTTCCGCTGGATCCCCGGTTTACCCCCCTTTTCGCTTCATCTATTGAGGAAGCAGAAAAAGTTTTTTACGACCATCCTGACATCGTTGCTATTGCCATGGATGGCCGTATAGAAGATGGATTACCACGTACTAATGAAGAGGTGTGGGCGGCTCCAGCAAATACACTGGACCTTGTGCAAAAATATAGAGAAACTTTTTCAGGACCAATTATTGCACTTTCAGGTAAATTTAGGCAGGATCTTCTTGACGTCGGTTGTGACTATTATGTTAAAAATAAATACGATATTCACGAAAAGCTTATTGAAGTTCTTTGCCTGACTCCCTACCCCGCTCATCAAACCAGCCACGGTAAAACCGCCCTGTAG
- a CDS encoding Hsp20/alpha crystallin family protein: protein MPKEKRSFFERLTGSVRLDTTDADEFIEEENGHKKPAKKENGSWMEEESGDGQLTVDVYQTASEIVIKTMVAGVKPEDLDIDITRDMVTIKGKRENERVVEDDDYYHKELYWGSFSRTVILPQEVDVEGAEAIERHGLLIVRLPKINKDKQTKLRVRSTS from the coding sequence ATGCCAAAAGAAAAACGATCCTTTTTTGAACGTCTTACCGGCTCGGTTCGTCTTGATACGACGGATGCGGATGAATTTATAGAGGAGGAAAACGGACACAAAAAACCCGCCAAAAAAGAAAATGGAAGTTGGATGGAAGAAGAAAGCGGAGACGGACAGTTAACTGTTGATGTGTATCAGACAGCCTCGGAAATAGTCATTAAAACAATGGTAGCCGGGGTCAAACCGGAAGATTTGGATATTGATATCACGAGGGATATGGTAACGATAAAAGGCAAGCGTGAAAATGAACGCGTTGTTGAAGACGATGATTACTACCACAAAGAACTGTACTGGGGCTCTTTTTCAAGGACAGTAATTCTTCCACAGGAAGTTGACGTTGAAGGAGCGGAAGCTATTGAAAGGCATGGGCTTCTGATTGTCAGACTCCCCAAAATCAATAAAGACAAGCAGACGAAACTCCGGGTCCGTAGTACTTCTTAA
- a CDS encoding PrsW family glutamic-type intramembrane protease: MDNINAFMLALGGGILPAVVWLLFWLREDRRHPEPKGMISLAFLAGMLVVPLVLPIELAIYKFFANSSVILFSLWALTEEVLKFGACYFVALSKKVTDEPIDEVIYLITTALGFSALENAFFLINPLFENDIATGVVAGSMRFIGATLLHTVASATIGIFLAFSFYKNSRTRRIAVSWGIFFAVVLHAAFNLFIIESEGIHIFTVFSFVWAAIILLMWLFQRIKRIRAYKT; this comes from the coding sequence ATGGATAATATAAACGCTTTTATGCTTGCGCTCGGTGGTGGAATTCTTCCCGCTGTTGTTTGGCTTTTGTTCTGGCTTCGTGAAGACCGAAGACATCCGGAACCCAAGGGAATGATTTCCCTCGCCTTTCTTGCTGGAATGCTTGTTGTTCCGCTTGTCTTGCCTATCGAACTCGCTATCTACAAATTTTTCGCCAATTCTTCCGTTATTCTCTTTTCCCTGTGGGCACTCACCGAAGAAGTGCTGAAATTCGGGGCGTGCTACTTTGTCGCTCTTTCAAAAAAAGTAACCGACGAGCCGATTGATGAAGTAATTTATCTTATTACGACCGCATTGGGTTTTTCGGCTCTTGAGAATGCATTTTTCCTTATCAATCCCCTGTTTGAAAATGACATCGCAACGGGTGTTGTCGCCGGAAGTATGCGTTTTATCGGGGCAACTCTTTTGCATACCGTTGCCTCGGCAACAATCGGTATTTTCCTTGCATTTTCATTTTATAAAAATTCCCGAACACGCCGTATCGCCGTTAGTTGGGGTATCTTCTTTGCAGTTGTGTTGCATGCGGCTTTCAACTTGTTTATAATTGAGAGCGAAGGAATTCACATATTTACCGTTTTCTCCTTTGTGTGGGCCGCAATTATACTGCTTATGTGGCTTTTCCAGAGAATTAAACGCATCCGCGCGTATAAAACTTAA